In the Loxodonta africana isolate mLoxAfr1 chromosome 1, mLoxAfr1.hap2, whole genome shotgun sequence genome, one interval contains:
- the LOC100669144 gene encoding putative olfactory receptor 1F12P, whose translation MEKGNQTNVSEFLLLGFSNWPRQQALFFALFLCLYLTGLLGNLLILMAIASDHLLHTPMYFFLANLSLVDLCLSSTTVPKMLQNIQTQTQSISYSACLAQMYFSIMFTNMDNFLLTVMAYDRYVAICHPLHYSTIMTQYFCACLVAVPWVIATLNPLLHTLLMARLYFCSNNVIHHFFCDNNSLLPLSCSDTSLNQLMVLTVVGLLFVVPSGCILASYAHIISSVMKIPSAQGKLKAFSTCGSHLALVILFYGAITKIYMTPISNHSTDKDLVASVIFIVVAPVLNPFIYSLRNNELKGALKKVLGHRKIFSQ comes from the coding sequence ATGGAAAAGGGAAACCAAACCAATGTCTCTGAATTTCTCCTCTTGGGCTTCTCCAATTGGCCAAGGCAGCAGGCACTCTTCTTTGCACTTTTTCTGTGCCTCTACCTAACAGGACTGTTGGGAAACTTACTCATCTTGATGGCTATTGCTTCAGACCATCTtctccacacacccatgtattttttccttgccaatttgTCCTTGGTAGACCTCTGTCTTTCTTCAACTACAGTTCCCAAGATGTTGCAGAATATCCAAACACAGACTCAGTCCATATCCTATTCTGCCTGCCTAGCTCAGATGTACTTCAGTATAATGTTTACCAACATGGACAATTTTCTGCTCACAGTGATGGCATATGACCgttatgtggccatctgtcaccCTTTGCATTACTCCACCATCATGACCCAGTACTTCTGTGCCTGCCTGGTGGCTGTTCCCTGGGTCATTGCCACTTTGAACCCCCTCTTGCATACCCTTTTGATGGCCCGTCTGTACTTCTGCTCTAACAATGTCATCCACCATTTCTTCTGTGATAATAACTCTCTTCTCCCTCTAtcctgttctgacaccagccttaATCAGTTGATGGTTCTGACTGTGGTGGGGCTGCTCTTTGTGGTACCTTCAGGGTGTATCCTGGCATCCTATGCCCACATCATCTCTTCTGTGATGAAAATCCCTTCTGCCCAAGGAAAACTCAAGGctttctccacctgtggatcccacCTTGCCTTGGTCATTCTTTTCTATGGAGCAATCACAAAGATCTATATGACTCCCATATCCAATCATTCAACTGACAAAGACTTAGTGGcatcagtaatttttattgtggtagccCCTGTACTGAATCCCTTCATTTACAGTCTAAGAAACAATGAACTGAAGGGAGCTTTAAAGAAGGTCCTAGGCCACAGAAAAATCTTCTCCCAGTGA
- the LOC100668867 gene encoding putative olfactory receptor 1F12P has protein sequence MENGNQTSVSEFLLLCFSSWPGHQVLLFSLFLCLYLTGLLGNLLILMAIASDHHLHTPMYFFLANLSLVDLCLSSTTVPKMLLNIQTQTQSISYPACLAQMYFSIMFANMDNFLLTVMAYDRYVAICHPLLYSTIMTQSLCACLVAVSWVIAIFNPLLHTLMMAHLHFCSDNVIHHFFCDINSLLSLACSDTSLNQLMVLAVVGLIFVVPSGCILATYAHIISAVMKIPSAQGKLKAFSICGSHLTLVIFFYGAITGIYMSPSSNHSTEKDSAASVIVMVVIPVVNPFIYSLRNSELKGALKKTLSQSKILSQ, from the coding sequence ATGGAAAATGGAAACCAAACTAGTGTCTCCGAATTTCTCCTCCTGTGCTTCTCCAGTTGGCCagggcaccaggtgctcctcttTTCACTTTTCCTGTGTCTGTACCTAACAGGACTGTTGGGGAACTTGCTCATCTTGATGGCTATTGCCTCAGACCATCACCTGCACAcacctatgtattttttccttgccaatctatcCTTGGTAGACCTCTGTCTTTCCTCAACTACAGTTCCCAAGATGCTGCTGAACATCCAAACACAGACTCAGTCCATCTCCTATCCTGCCTGCCTGGCTCAGATGTACTTCAGTATAATGTTTGCCAATATGGACAATTTTCTGCTCACGGTGATGGCATATGACCgttatgtggccatctgtcaccCTTTGCTTTACTCTACTATTATGACCCAGAGCCTCTGTGCCTGCCTGGTGGCTGTTTCCTGGGTCATTGCCATCTTCAACCCCCTCTTGCACACCCTTATGATGGCCCATCTGCACTTCTGCTCTGACAATGTCATCCACCATTTCTTCTGTGATATCAACTCTCTCCTCTCTCTAgcctgttctgacaccagccttaATCAGCTGATGGTTCTGGCTGTGGTGGGGCTGATCTTTGTGGTACCTTCAGGGTGTATCCTGGCAACCTATGCCCACATCATTTCTGCTGTGATGAAAATCCCTTCTGCCCAAGGAAAACTCAAGGCTTTCTCCATCTGTGGATCCCACCTTACCTTGGTCATTTTTTTCTATGGAGCAATCACAGGGATCTATATGAGTCCTTCATCCAACCACTCAACTGAAAAAGACTCAGCAGCATCAGTGATTGTCATGGTGGTAATCCCTGTAGTGAACCCCTTCATTTACAGTCTAAGAAACAGTGAGCTGAAAGGGGCTTTAAAGAAGACCCTAAGCCAGAGCAAAATCCTCTCCCAGTGA